In a single window of the Botrytis cinerea B05.10 chromosome 10, complete sequence genome:
- the Bchrd1 gene encoding Bchrd1, with the protein MGSRLAWYAGISTGLAATVILSAFNQRANFYSACVYLAQSNLCLMILINLILFIFSSFMYGLQRLCYGPLRPIEIEQLYEKAWFAITETCLAMTIFREEVGAWFLVMFVALLTGKVWGWIGDGRVEILEQQPPANPKLFHIRLSISLAVSVIYDAWLMSYTINTVIQQARPNMMVMFLFEFAVLTVSSSSTACRYLISVMEMRVVKKQTEERLIERKREVREERAEMIRQREIARAEAGENYQEPTAPLPSEDDVEEMDIEVPGWEAKGQWVLTLDLITDFMKLSIYSSFFFILFTFYGLPIHIMRDLFVTARSFVKRLTAFLRYRRATHDMNSRYEDATVEDIQREDTCIICREEMRPWSVTNPPVPAGAQPRPGTVNERTRPKKLPCGHILHLGCLKSWLERQQVCPTCRSPVVETPQNAQANANQNARANQPAPGQQDGPAGAGPVPAPARGRGMRMLNLGPIRVGFGQANLNDFAALQNPPGGQANAAGAGPRVYGLELGIPRRAQPQAQPALLDPGQNAAFPLDQLPQHLEELEQQVAQEIRNLQLSQQQLLIVQLLQNELTRLRNLQNNAADPLAANFPLPQMPGFQNPPQIVPPFSNRPSGQSQVHRHSARSNTSAIPSGSADLPPGVVIPEGWSLLPLERLPNAPLPGPAGVPGPAAASTSNDPIIASASTQNVVSPTIERSEVSNNSATPINTEQVNSQADSVGSSEINAIETPPSISADQSTSTITTSTEPTSTNTNPFVDPPSLPNWGNSQLFTGSSLAGNHNLDGAHSVPTSPPHDGGENTTPHVSLDTMSGTGESTSSSAEHSEPRGDEDGEMRRREKGKAKAVTVEDTVDEAE; encoded by the exons ATGGGTTCAAGACTTGCCTGGTATGCTGGTATATCCACTGGTTTGGCAGCTACAGTGATTCTTTCTGCGTTTAACCAGCGCGCAAACTTCTATTCAGCATGTGTTTACCTGGCGCAGAGTAATTTGTGTCTCATG ATCCTAATCAATCTG ATTCTATTCATCTTTTCTAGTTTCATGTACGGACTTCAACGACTCTGCTACGGCCCTCTCCGACCCATCGAAATCGAGCAATTATACGAGAAAGCCTGGTTCGCCATCACGGAAACATGTCTCGCCATGACCATATTCAGGGAAGAGGTTGGAGCTTGGTTTCTCGTCATGTTTGTCGCTCTTCTGACCGGCAAAGTTTGGGGATGGATAGGAGATGGCCGAGTCGAGATTCTAGAACAACAACCACCTGCCAATCCGAAACTCTTTCATATTCGATTGTCTATATCATTGGCGGTTTCGGTCATTTACGATGCGTGGTTGATGAGTTATACGATTAACACGGTGATTCAACAAGCAAGGCCGAATATGATGGTTATGTTCTTGTTTGAATTTGCCGTATTGACCGTCTCAAGTTCTTCCACGGCTTGTAGATATCTCATTTCtgtgatggagatgagagTAGTCAAGAAACAGACGGAGGAGAGGTTGattgagaggaagagagaggttAGAGAGGAGAGGGCAGAAATGATCAGACAAAGAGAAATTGCGCGTGCGGAAGCTGGCGAAAATTATCAAGAGCCTACAGCACCTTTACCTTCGGaggatgatgttgaagaaatggatattgAGGTTCCCGGATGGGAAGCAAAGGGTCAATGGGTTTTGACCCTTGATTTGATAACAG ACTTCATGAAATTATCGATTTactcttcattcttcttcatccttttcACATTCTACGGCCTCCCTATTCATATTATGCGAGATCTATTTGTTACGGCAAGATCATTTGTCAAACGACTTACTGCATTCTTGAGATACCGCAGAGCAACTCATGATATGAACTCAAGATATGAAGATGCAACTGTTGAGGATATTCAAAGGGAGGATACATGCATTATATGTCGAGAAGAGATGCGACCTTGGTCTGTAACAAATCCCCCGGTACCTGCTGGAGCACAACCCAGGCCAGGTACTGTCAACGAACGTACAAGGCCGAAGAAGTTACCTTGTGGTCATATTCTTCATCTAGGATGTTTGAAGAGCTGGCTTGAACGACAACAAGTATGCCCAACATGTCGAAGTCCTGTGGTAGAAACACCTCAAAATGCACAAGCCAATGCCAATCAAAATGCAAGAGCTAATCAACCCGCTCCCGGTCAACAAGATGGACCCGCTGGTGCTGGACCCGTACCAGCCCCCGCTCGTGGCCGCGGTATGCGTATGCTTAATCTTGGACCAATTCGAGTCGGCTTTGGGCAGGCGAACCTCAATGATTTTGCTGCCCTTCAAAACCCTCCAGGAGGTCAAGCAAATGCCGCAGGTGCAGGACCAAGAGTTTATGGTTTAGAACTAGGTATTCCTCGTAGAGCTCAACCCCAAGCCCAACCAGCGCTTCTGGATCCTGGACAGAATGCCGCGTTCCCGCTTGACCAACTACCACAACATTTAGAAGAACTCGAACAGCAAGTCGCGCAGGAAATTCGAAACTTGCAGTTGAGTCAGCAGCAGTTGCTGATCGTCCAATTGTTACAAAACGAGTTGACAAGATTGAGAAACTTACAGAATAACGCCGCGGATCCTTTGGCAGCAAACTTTCCCTTGCCACAGATGCCTGGCTTTCAGAATCCGCCGCAAATCGTCCCCCCATTCAGTAACCGACCATCAGGTCAATCACAAGTGCACAGACACAGTGCACGGTCCAATACCTCAGCAATACCATCTGGTAGTGCCGACCTTCCACCTGGAGTTGTCATCCCAGAGGGCTGGTCACTTCTCCCATTAGAAAGACTTCCTAATGCGCCATTACCGGGTCCAGCAGGGGTACCAGGACCTGCAGCAGCATCAACATCTAACGACCCTATTATAGCCTCTGCATCTACGCAAAATGTAGTCAGCCCTACAATTGAAAGAAGTGAAGTTTCTAATAATAGCGCCACACCAATCAATACCGAACAAGTTAATTCGCAAGCCGACTCGGTTGGCTCTTCTGAGATAAACGCCATTGAAACCCCGCCTTCTATCTCGGCTGACCAATCGACATCAACGATTACCACATCTACAGAGCCAACTTctacaaatacaaatccaTTTGTTGACCCTCCTAGTTTGCCTAATTGGGGAAATTCACAACTATTTACAGGATCAAGTTTAGCGGGTAATCACAATCTGGATGGCGCTCATTCAGTGCCAACTTCGCCTCCACATGATGGTGGTGAAAATACAACTCCTCATGTCTCTCTTGATACGATGTCAGGTACTGGTGAATCAACTAGTAGTTCAGCCGAGCATAGTGAGCCaagaggagatgaagatggcgaaatgaggagaagagagaagggTAAAGCCAAGGCGGTGACAGTAGAGGATACAGTGGATGAAGCAGAGTGA